One Flammeovirga agarivorans DNA window includes the following coding sequences:
- a CDS encoding nucleotide pyrophosphohydrolase, with amino-acid sequence MTLEEVQKVVDEWINTTGVRYFNELTNTAILMEEVGEVARIMSRKYGEQSFKKSDEEVDLGDEMADVLFVLVCLANQTGIDLTEALKKNLEKKSIRDADRHKNNDKLK; translated from the coding sequence ATGACACTAGAAGAAGTACAGAAAGTAGTCGACGAATGGATCAATACTACAGGCGTTAGATACTTTAATGAATTAACGAATACAGCCATCTTAATGGAAGAAGTGGGAGAAGTAGCCCGCATTATGTCTAGAAAATATGGCGAACAGTCTTTCAAAAAATCAGATGAAGAGGTAGATCTCGGAGATGAAATGGCAGATGTTCTATTTGTATTAGTATGTTTAGCCAATCAGACAGGCATTGATTTAACTGAAGCATTGAAAAAGAATCTTGAGAAAAAATCAATTAGAGATGCTGATAGACATAAAAATAACGATAAGCTTAAATAA